GACCTGCTGGTAACTGAGGTTACGGAAGACATCGCCGAAGCCCTCAAGCTCCTTCTCAAAGAGAGGCCGAAGCGCCTCTATAGTGACATCTCTGCCTGTGATTCCGGTTCCGCCTGTGAGTATGACAGCATCGGCACCGGCTTCATAGATATTCTTCAGGACGGTTAACCGGATCATACCTATATCGTCGTCTATTAGCTCCTGAGAGACAATTGTGTACCCTGCCTGCTCAGCGAAGCTGCGGATAGTTTCTCCTGAAAGGTCGCTGACCCGCGTCTTCCCTTCTTGCGTTTCACGGTATTTTGATGTGCTTATGGTGACAACAGCCAGCTTCACTTCTTTGGACGCAGCATGCCTGTGCTGCTCATGAGGCTTCACTTTACCGCTTCACCTTTTCAACTACTTTGATGTTCAGTATCTGGGTGGTAGGGTACTGCCCGGCCTCGTTCTTTTCATACATCTTGACAACATCCCAGATGTTCAGGAGGGCAGTGGCTAAAGCGGTTAACGCCTCCATCTCTACACCGGTCTTAGCTGTTGCAACAACTTTCGCAGTAGCCTTTACTCCTGAGTCGGTGAGCTCAAACTGGACACTGGTATTCTCAATCGGGATTGGGTGACAGAGCGGGATAATCGTGGGGGCCATCTTCGCCCCCTGAATCCCGGCTAGTGTCGCAATCTGGAAAGGATCCCCCTTCTCCACCTTACCGTCACGAATTCGCTTAACGGTCTCAGGCTTCAGCCGGATCTCTCCTGAAGCAGTCGCTTCACGGTACTGCGGAGTCTTCGCATGAACATCAACCATACGGACGCCCATTTCTCTGATTCATTCTCCCGTATCTTCGGTAACGCGGAGCGGCTGAATTTATGTATTCCAGAGAAAACCTTGCCTTCTCATTATGTCTTGAGTCTCATCTTCTCCTGTGCGAAGTTAGAACAATGAGTCCAGATGTTGCTTGGAATCCTGAGCAGAGATAGAAGAGGAACTGGAAACCTAAGCTGGCTACAATGATGACCGAGATTAATGAGGATACGGCTCCGGCGAGGTCTTCGGCTGAGTCGAAGAGACCCATCTGGAAGCCGCGTTTCTGTGGAACAGTCGCATCCGTGAGTAGAACCAAGAATGCGGGTCGCTGCAGTGCAAAGGCAAGACCGTTGAAGATCTCCAGCAGATACAGCTGTGTAATGGTGAGGTTCAGAGTATAGATCAAAGT
This window of the Nitrososphaerota archaeon genome carries:
- the moaC gene encoding cyclic pyranopterin monophosphate synthase MoaC, encoding MGVRMVDVHAKTPQYREATASGEIRLKPETVKRIRDGKVEKGDPFQIATLAGIQGAKMAPTIIPLCHPIPIENTSVQFELTDSGVKATAKVVATAKTGVEMEALTALATALLNIWDVVKMYEKNEAGQYPTTQILNIKVVEKVKR
- a CDS encoding MogA/MoaB family molybdenum cofactor biosynthesis protein; its protein translation is MKPHEQHRHAASKEVKLAVVTISTSKYRETQEGKTRVSDLSGETIRSFAEQAGYTIVSQELIDDDIGMIRLTVLKNIYEAGADAVILTGGTGITGRDVTIEALRPLFEKELEGFGDVFRNLSYQQVGAPAHLSRAAAGVINHRLVYCLPGSPNAVETALKMILPELPHAVHMAKS
- a CDS encoding MFS transporter; this translates as MNRALAAIIAASVFSSLYAGLVGPVYPIFVLQKFSGSITDVGLLYTSFYLAAAVLKIFTGRLVDKVGKVPIFLMGGALGAACTLIYTLNLTITQLYLLEIFNGLAFALQRPAFLVLLTDATVPQKRGFQMGLFDSAEDLAGAVSSLISVIIVASLGFQFLFYLCSGFQATSGLIVLTSHRRR